The genomic DNA CTCACTTATAGAATTTTgtatttacaaactttattgtgtagtttatttaagaataaaataataataataaatatatatatatataaatatatatatataaattataaacaataataataataaaaatcaattaattatattgcaaTTGGCGCCTCTCAACCGTTGCGCGGCTGTCGATTTGTCGTGAAGGATCCgtcacaaattttattttttttaattttttttttataaaaaaacggTAACAAAGTTTCAATCAAAGTGACAATGATAGATTTTCAAGCGACTTCCCCTCCAAggttctatatatatatatatatatatatatatatattatatcatattatatattatatatatatatatatatatatatatatattcttaatttcaCACATGAATTTCTAATTTGCAGGTTTCCAAATTGCCTTTCTTCTATAAAGGAGGAAAGAAATCACAAAAATTTACATCAAGTTTTGACAACATGATGAATCAATTCGAGTGCCTTTTCATATTCATCCTCTGTTTCTTGTTCGCCGGAAACTGCGAATCATGGGGTTGGTTTTCAGACGAGACTCACGGCAGGAACCCATCGTCGTCGTCGGCGGCAGAATCCCAGATTTCCGGCAAGTTATCAGGGGAATTCTCCATAGATCCTTTAAGCAGCCAAGAGGGTTCTCAAATGGTTGAAAACGCTATGCAGAAAGCTCAATCTGGTTCATGTTGGCAAACTGCTTACCAAGACCTGTTTTCCGGTTGTCGGAACATCCTCGCCGATGAAGAAAAACGATCTAGATTCGCCTGGTTTCTTTCCGACTGTTTTCAGAAAGATTCCGGTATGATTTCGTTTCCGAATTGTAATCCTAATAAATCCAACATGAAGAAATGCAGAAACATGCTTGATAAGGAACAGAGTCAAGTTTATCTTCAATTCTATCTTCAGACCAATGTTCTTTGTCATCAATTACAGTAAGTATAGAATCTTTGAttcactttttctttttcttttgttttgttcTTCATATTGATCTGGGTTGTTTTGTTTGCAGAGCTCATTCATTCAAGCAACAAACAGAGAAATTGGTGAATGCATTAAAAGATTCAGCCCAATTTGCAGAAGACAAATTAATAAGTATAGAAGAAAAAACAGAGTCTTTAATCGAGAGTTCAACTCACATCCATGATTCACTTTCCTCAATAGAACAACAATCTCTGACAATATCTAAGGTTACAACGGATGTCTCCAACAACGTTAACAACGTATTGAAACATACAGAAGATGTTCACGAACAATCGAAACGAATTGAGGTTTCCCAAGACTTGATTCGTCGTGGGCAAGatgaattgaagaagaaaatagatgatgacatgGATAGCTTGAGAGAAGCCTATGACAGTTTGGGATTGGAAATGAGTAATCTGAATAGCGAAGCTATTGAAATAGAGAAGGAGATTGAAAAGCTCGGAGATTCGTTATCTTCTAAGATGGGAAAATTGCAGAACAAAGCAGAAAGTATTGAGAATGCAACGGGAACTTCATTGGATAAACTTAAACAACTTCAAGATGGGCAATCTGTTGCTCTTGAAGATCTTCAATTTCTCAGCAAATTCTTGTCAAGTGCATTAGAAGAGAGCAGGTATGATTCATGAATGAAATCTTTGGAAATATTCATTAAACTATCTGTTTTTCTTGTTTATTCTCAATTGGATTTGCAGAGGAACATTGCAAAAATTAGCTGAATTTGGAAATAAACAGCAAGAGGAGCTTCTCGAAAGACAAAACCATCTTCAAGAAGGACATGAACGTTTGGTTGAGAATTCAAAAACAATATTGTCTGCCCAGGTTTTGATTGATTcagatataataaaatttatactttttaattttaatgagtttgaagtttaaaaacatttattaggaAGCATTTGAGTCGAAGCAAGCAAGTATGTTCGTAGCTTTGGACAAGCTATTTTCTCTCCACAATGCTATGTTAGTTGAGTCGCGGTTGATTAAAGCGTTTGTCATATACTTTATGGCCATATTTATCGTATACATGTTCACCAGCACAAAACAAACTTACAACATTAGGCCGAGACTTTACATTGGTAAGCCAAATATGTGTTCTTGATTGATTGTCATATTGGtcttttaacaatttttttaaattattgcaGGGCTCTGTATGGCTTTTTGTATTGAATGTGTGTTATTGCAATATGCAACAAAGAGAATGGAAGATCAAGGTTGGATAATAAGTACAGTTAGGtcattttttgtgttttttggaGCAATTCAGTTGCTATATGCTATCTTCACTTATAGGTAAGTTTTAATGgtttaaatattgtaattagGTTAGTTTTAGTTTGTGGTTTGTGGGTACTTAAAAAGCGGGGAAATTTGCAGGGACTATGAAGTGTTGAACCACGCAATGTTGTTGAATATAATGGACAAGATTAATAATGGTGTTGGATTGAGAGAAAATAAAGAGATATGTTACGACAGCGATGAAGATTGGAAATATGCTATTGGGAAAGAGTACAAAGAAGATGAGGACGAGCTCAATGATCCTGATTTTTTACTTGAGGGGGATAATTCGGTTTCGACTAGTAGTTTAACTAAAAGATATAACCTAAGATATCGTGGTTCTTATGTTTCTCAATGATATGTAACATTTATTTAAGTAAACATTTCTGGCTTAATTTCTGCTCTAGTTCTGGGATATCTTTTGTTGACTAGGATGATGATGTGGCAGTCCAAGTCAGTTGTTAATTcgttacatttttattttccctttattatataatatattacaagaTTTGAAATTTCTTTAATGTGTAATGAATTTAGTTAAATCTTGTTGGTATTTTTACCATCTCCCATAGATTTTttgtttaacttttttattcaCGCTCAGTTCAATATTGTATGTTTATCATTAGTTCGCGTTAGAACATGGTctctaaacattttttttttatcatttttttgctATTATacttaaacaattttataatttttaatacatattgaccatttaaaataaaatatatttgcaagcatattattaactttaaaaagttatatttatattttgagaatttagttgtaattcaaattaaatttaaagaatattgtcaaaagttaaatatattgtaataactttttatatattagttctactataaattattgtaaacaaaaagatatataatatagataagttagctattgaaaaatatatattattaggaaATAACGaacaaaaataaacttaaaatatttgcatttgttattataataaaaaaataataaattagtaacattaacaaaccaaaaaaaagtcataataagagtaataaaatataaaaacaggaataagaaaatatatagtaGTGGACCTGGAAACTTGAAAACTTGGGCAGGCCCAGGAGGTTGGTTCTAGAGAAGCCCATAATGATAACAGTGGGCctccaaataaattttatgaagaaaaaatggCATTGGCCCTATTGTTGCATTATTTGCAGTTTGCACTATCAACCATTTGTAATTTTGAGGAGAAAGACattatctcttttcttttttttaaggattaaactatttttattatttcaagtaACTTTTTGAATATAGTTTtctgtatttattattttaggttCTCTCTTATACTTTTTTTATGTAGATAGAAAGTAAGTTCTCTTCATActagaaaattataaatgactACACTTTTGTTCTAAGTTATTTTTTGTGggtaatttttcaaaatcataattagattGAAGATTGTATAATTAGTAACTGCCCAAAcgtcaacttttattaatttcaaatatttcttgcattaaacaaataaaaatatataatattttaacttccaatttaacaaatataatttagtcTAATTAGTTAAGTATTTTCTTAATAGGCTTAAGAGTGTTTAAGTTCAAACGTCAAtggatacttttttttttattaaaaacataatttatttttgtaatgatCAATACTAATGTATACTTTGCATGATCTAACGAATcaattttgatttcaaaataataataatattttaaattatagcTAAATTTAACACTAATATGTATGTTTGGATTGATTTGATTATTGTAATTTTGGTGGGAAAACATgctattaataatgattttcatttatttgtatcTGTCAAGTTAGTTAGGATAATTCCAACACACCTAAAAGGctaaaatgaaaaagagaaaaaaaaaaattcaatatgtcCATTGGccaattttatattaatcttaCATTGTCATTTAGATTGACATGATATTAATTAGCTAGCTTCAAACTGAAGTAtgttaataaaatgattataaattataatctaatgTTTAATTTGCAACATTTGTTCATGGATGTGGCCAACAACTGTTCCGATAAGAAAGCTAACCTtccattttataattaatttctaaattgtATATGCTTAGGAAATAACCAAcataattatcacaatattaattaattaacagaAAATTAGGTTTCTAACAGCTTTCTAATCTATCATTCTATTGGTCATACTTAAATATGGCAATTATAATTCATACCTAAATTTTTTCGCGATTTAACCAATAGTTAACTGAAGATAGGAGGGCGATagtaatttttgtaaatttatttttttacaatattatgaattttcaatttattataatatatagtcaatcaaaatatttatttatataaacacaattaaatatataatatcataaatatatttattttttagaactaATCCCCGTGGGTTAAGTAAATAATCCACAAACACACTTGACAAATTACAGGCGAGTGAGACGGGCTCAAACCCAGAACCTTAGGAAGGCTGGAGATACCTATCTCTTGTTGACGTTAAGCTAgaagagaatattttatttttcaaatttgataagagttgtaagtttatttctttataatgttatgaatttttaatatattaaaatatatatactctaTAAAAccatcaatttatatatatcaaaaattgaataatatgaaATTAGCATGATCCTTTCAATTTAAGACGtcattttattctcttaaagAACCATTTTTGTCACTTGAGTTACCAatgatttttaacaaaatataataaagggTTTATTCGCGccgaaagaaagaaaataatatttatccatttataaaataattaaatatgatataaacatGCCGTATGGATTTCCCAAAACCGAAAagggacaaaaaaaaaaaaatagtattaaaaataaatctctgAAATAGAACGAGGCAAGAAGGTTAAATGCATTCCCACTCGATTTACCCTTTCTCATCTCTAATTAGATGCTCATTAGTAATATATTTGAACTTTTGTAGAAAAGATAAACAATCAAACGAAAATGAACAAAACAATGTACCTAGCAAAATAGTAAGGAGTTTTAACCTTCTCCAAAATATGCACAAACAATTTCATAGCAAAGATAATAGAAGAGCCGGACCTAAGCACATGCAGGGTAGGCCCGTATGTTTGGGGTACCCTATACTAATACCATTGAAAGGCACAGCTGATGAGAATGAGGTTTAATCAGAAAGTTTGGTGCATGAGATTAAgcttaaaaagaaaataagcaGCACCACCGACAATAACCAATCTCCAAACTCTAAACACCCATATAAAATGCATGTCAAATGGACCGAGACTCACACACAAACATCATCATTTCACTTTGGTTCtgttctcttcttcttcttcttcatggaGAGTCCAAAAAACATGAAGCTTTCTCTTAAGGTTTAATTTTTCAATGATATTTAATGTGTCACGCATGAATCAATATCTTTCATGCATACTATGaagtaaattaattatgaaatgtggtctcttcttcttcttcttcaaatcaGCCTGCTAAAGGAAGTGGAGGAGGAGGAATGATCATGAGTAGTCCCACTTCACATTACCTGTCCATCAAGAACCATTATTCCCCGGTATGACTAATTGCAGCTTAATTCACAGCCAAATCTGTCTATTGAATTTCCATCTTACTTAATTGTGGCAGCCTCAAGATCATGATCATCTGAAAGAGAGACAGAATTATGACAAAAACAAGGTAATACTGTGCATTACTTATAAGTTACTCACAATCTCCTCCCAAAACTCATGAAGTTTCAGGCTTGCTTTAAGCTTTTTGCAAAGAACACTAGACCGCAGGAATTTACACTCCATACTCAGGAAAGAGCCTTCAAGCGTGCAGTTTACAATTACACGGtttgtattaatttatcaattctTATCATGATTCTAGCTACAACTATGTAATTAATCATCAATTGTAGATGGCAACCAAAGTTTATCTGATAGAGCAACAGAAGAGGCAAGTAGAGAGGGTGCAGAAGGTATTCTCATTATTAAGTGTTGATATAATTTAAGTAATAATCAGATTACTTACAAGGTGTTAATACAGATGATTGAGGAGGAAGAGATAAGGATGATGAGAAAAGAGATGATTCCTAGAGCTCAACTAATGCCTATCTTTGACAGACCCTTCTTTCCTCAGAGGTTCCatttttcaattcaattcaattataatGAAATCGAATAAACCCACCATTGTTTGAATATAAAGCTAAAGCTAATAATATTGCAGGTCAACTAGGCCTTTAACGATTCCCAAAGAGCCAGGCCTCCAAAGGAAAGCTTCAAGCTGCATCTCATGCAGTTAGCCAGCTT from Impatiens glandulifera chromosome 9, dImpGla2.1, whole genome shotgun sequence includes the following:
- the LOC124914436 gene encoding protein GAMETE EXPRESSED 1-like, with the protein product MMNQFECLFIFILCFLFAGNCESWGWFSDETHGRNPSSSSAAESQISGKLSGEFSIDPLSSQEGSQMVENAMQKAQSGSCWQTAYQDLFSGCRNILADEEKRSRFAWFLSDCFQKDSGMISFPNCNPNKSNMKKCRNMLDKEQSQVYLQFYLQTNVLCHQLQAHSFKQQTEKLVNALKDSAQFAEDKLISIEEKTESLIESSTHIHDSLSSIEQQSLTISKVTTDVSNNVNNVLKHTEDVHEQSKRIEVSQDLIRRGQDELKKKIDDDMDSLREAYDSLGLEMSNLNSEAIEIEKEIEKLGDSLSSKMGKLQNKAESIENATGTSLDKLKQLQDGQSVALEDLQFLSKFLSSALEESRGTLQKLAEFGNKQQEELLERQNHLQEGHERLVENSKTILSAQEAFESKQASMFVALDKLFSLHNAMLVESRLIKAFVIYFMAIFIVYMFTSTKQTYNIRPRLYIGLCMAFCIECVLLQYATKRMEDQGWIISTVRSFFVFFGAIQLLYAIFTYRDYEVLNHAMLLNIMDKINNGVGLRENKEICYDSDEDWKYAIGKEYKEDEDELNDPDFLLEGDNSVSTSSLTKRYNLRYRGSYVSQ
- the LOC124914438 gene encoding uncharacterized protein LOC124914438 isoform X3, with the protein product MHVKWTETHTQTSSFHFGSVLFFFFFMESPKNMKLSLKPAKGSGGGGMIMSSPTSHYLSIKNHYSPPQDHDHLKERQNYDKNKLFAKNTRPQEFTLHTQERAFKRAVYNYTMATKVYLIEQQKRQVERVQKMIEEEEIRMMRKEMIPRAQLMPIFDRPFFPQRSTRPLTIPKEPGLQRKASSCISCS
- the LOC124914438 gene encoding uncharacterized protein LOC124914438 isoform X1; translated protein: MHVKWTETHTQTSSFHFGSVLFFFFFMESPKNMKLSLKPAKGSGGGGMIMSSPTSHYLSIKNHYSPPQDHDHLKERQNYDKNKFQACFKLFAKNTRPQEFTLHTQERAFKRAVYNYTMATKVYLIEQQKRQVERVQKMIEEEEIRMMRKEMIPRAQLMPIFDRPFFPQRSTRPLTIPKEPGLQRKASSCISCS
- the LOC124914438 gene encoding uncharacterized protein LOC124914438 isoform X2, whose amino-acid sequence is MHVKWTETHTQTSSFHFGSVLFFFFFMESPKNMKLSLKPAKGSGGGGMIMSSPTSHYLSIKNHYSPPQDHDHLKERQNYDKNKACFKLFAKNTRPQEFTLHTQERAFKRAVYNYTMATKVYLIEQQKRQVERVQKMIEEEEIRMMRKEMIPRAQLMPIFDRPFFPQRSTRPLTIPKEPGLQRKASSCISCS